In a genomic window of Sulfurimonas denitrificans DSM 1251:
- a CDS encoding DUF4347 domain-containing protein, translated as MQHTLLNATSLIFIDAHLEEIDTLCANLPHDAEIQLLNSEENLLIQIAAQLKNRNDIAALHLITHGRSGELLLGDNGVFLETLPLYGKELLAITQAMSSEGEILIYGCEVAFGERGSAFVEMLRDITGLKIAASTHKVGSSELGGSWELDNAHVNSIVSPLVVSEFKGVLDPSPDTTAPVITSTPITTVDEGSRYNYALAATDDNTVTWSVKGGTALPSWLSLGKGESLTTLVPDFSDPRGMAYNEVTGDIYATANSFLSFMMEVATESFIWKISPNGDKALFTTSVSGQIGSMVIVGDYLYAGNLSLGSGIAGEIVRYDLSDTDGAVTPEVLLSLDSPGIYSAGALGLAAHGSFLYAVDYANSKILKIDLANLTAEPMVYLDLGLQNKSQPYGIAFDAAGNLYGTLLGAQEGGVGEVYKFDGTNF; from the coding sequence ATGCAACACACACTTTTAAACGCTACATCTCTTATATTTATAGATGCTCACTTGGAAGAGATAGACACTCTTTGTGCAAATCTTCCACATGATGCAGAAATACAACTTCTCAATAGTGAAGAAAATCTTCTGATTCAAATCGCAGCACAACTCAAAAATCGTAATGATATCGCAGCTTTACATCTTATCACACATGGTCGCTCCGGCGAGCTACTACTGGGTGATAACGGTGTTTTTTTAGAGACTCTACCGCTTTATGGCAAAGAGCTTTTGGCTATCACTCAAGCTATGAGCAGTGAAGGTGAAATCCTCATCTATGGCTGTGAAGTCGCATTTGGCGAGAGAGGTTCTGCATTTGTAGAAATGTTACGAGACATAACAGGACTAAAAATCGCCGCTTCTACCCACAAAGTGGGTTCAAGCGAACTTGGCGGGAGTTGGGAGTTGGATAATGCACATGTTAATTCAATAGTATCGCCTTTGGTGGTTAGTGAGTTCAAAGGAGTGTTAGACCCGTCGCCCGATACTACAGCCCCAGTTATTACAAGTACACCCATAACTACGGTAGATGAAGGGTCACGCTACAACTATGCTTTAGCAGCTACTGATGATAATACCGTAACATGGAGCGTCAAAGGCGGCACTGCCCTACCAAGCTGGCTGAGTTTAGGAAAAGGAGAATCCTTAACAACTCTTGTTCCTGATTTTTCTGATCCGAGAGGTATGGCATATAATGAAGTGACAGGCGATATTTACGCAACTGCAAATTCATTTTTGTCGTTTATGATGGAAGTTGCAACAGAGTCCTTTATCTGGAAAATATCGCCTAATGGTGATAAGGCACTATTTACTACATCAGTTTCTGGACAAATTGGCAGTATGGTGATTGTAGGAGATTATTTGTATGCCGGGAATTTATCGCTTGGGAGTGGGATAGCCGGAGAAATTGTTCGCTATGACTTGAGTGACACCGATGGTGCGGTAACGCCAGAAGTGCTTCTTTCTCTGGATTCTCCAGGAATATACAGTGCTGGAGCACTTGGCTTAGCAGCACATGGTAGCTTTTTGTATGCCGTGGATTATGCCAACAGCAAAATCCTGAAAATTGATTTGGCAAATCTAACAGCCGAACCGATGGTTTATCTCGATTTGGGCCTCCAGAACAAATCTCAACCTTACGGAATTGCCTTCGACGCCGCAGGAAATCTTTATGGCACTTTGCTCGGAGCGCAAGAAGGCGGAGTTGGCGAGGTTTACAAATTCGACGGGACGAATTTTTAA
- a CDS encoding putative Ig domain-containing protein, which yields MSDTGEGAALHGKPTDIKIDADGNFYVSHFLMLESSGIYKYASDFTEVAEISATANTWSMIINNDGLIVAGDLLISEDFSIGGEIFKIDTLNYALSGTPDSSASGEYLITLIATDADSNATEHTFTITVNDVPESQAAPVIDLFTGNGGEGTNNFTGESYDYNLVPFTNGASPISDADSTELQSLKISIPTAQLTRESYTEYLTDGGGDWDIQIDLNLNYVGSYTTPDGNITFDLQSSVIDNNCVITFTGQNGNAESVAAFNELLSLLHYRYNNGKVIQGGLESHQRTFSITAVDAEGNETTTPATFTVAPGGGYCCTRI from the coding sequence ATGTCAGATACCGGTGAAGGTGCTGCGCTCCATGGTAAACCGACCGATATCAAGATCGATGCTGATGGCAACTTTTATGTTTCACATTTTTTAATGCTTGAAAGTTCTGGGATTTACAAATATGCTAGCGATTTTACTGAAGTAGCAGAGATTAGTGCAACAGCCAATACATGGTCGATGATTATCAATAATGATGGTCTTATTGTCGCAGGTGATTTACTCATTAGTGAAGATTTCTCTATTGGTGGTGAAATTTTTAAAATCGATACACTAAACTATGCCTTATCAGGAACACCGGATTCAAGTGCCTCAGGCGAATACCTTATAACTCTTATAGCAACAGATGCAGACAGTAATGCAACTGAGCATACTTTTACGATTACGGTAAATGATGTACCAGAATCACAAGCCGCACCAGTCATTGACCTTTTCACGGGTAATGGTGGAGAAGGCACAAATAATTTCACGGGCGAATCCTATGACTACAACCTTGTGCCATTCACCAATGGTGCTTCACCTATTTCTGATGCCGATTCAACCGAGTTGCAAAGTTTGAAAATAAGCATTCCGACAGCGCAACTGACTCGCGAAAGTTATACCGAATACCTGACAGATGGTGGTGGGGATTGGGATATTCAGATTGATCTGAATCTTAATTACGTCGGTAGTTATACTACTCCTGATGGTAACATCACATTTGATTTGCAAAGCAGTGTTATTGACAATAATTGCGTAATAACATTCACTGGACAAAACGGTAATGCCGAGTCGGTGGCGGCTTTCAATGAACTACTCTCCTTGTTACACTATAGATATAACAATGGGAAGGTAATACAAGGTGGCTTAGAGAGTCATCAGCGCACTTTCAGCATCACTGCAGTAGATGCTGAGGGCAACGAAACCACAACTCCGGCTACCTTTACCGTCGCTCCGGGGGGCGGATACTGTTGCACCAGAATTTGA